The stretch of DNA TTAAAGTGAACATGACCCATAAGGATAGAAAAAATAGATGAACTTGTCTTATGTCTCAGAACACAAGCCTTGGACACATTGCAAAACAGAACTTATTGCCAGAAATATCTGACTAATTTAGAGAGAAACATACCACAAGAACACTGACTCACAATTTAAGAGGGTAAACTTTGGAAAACAAAGTGGAGTATTTTGATGTGCATCTCCTTATGTCTTCCAGCAACACATACTGAGACTACCTAGGAATTCTACCAACGTCTGTAAGTCACCctaagaacagcagcagcagccagcactaGTGAAGTCCAAAGAGTTCAGAAAGCACTGTAACACAAGTAATACACTTAAAGCAAGGTGTGGAATAAAATTTACAAAATCCGTGAAGTTTATGAAAACCTGCTTACCCAGAATTTTCTGCAGTTCTTGTACTTCAAAAAATAATCTGTACACATATCCTTTTTATAGTTGTTGTCATCCATACATTTTCTAGAGGCATCTGTTTCCtttaataggaaaaacaaacttcagAGCTGGGTGAAGTCACTGTATCAGTGTCTAAATGTTCTAACAAGTCCCGGAATATCTATGAAGTTAGGAGGCAGTTCCTCAGATAAGCATGGTATCAAAGAGAGcaaaggaatatctaccccggCAGATAATCAGTAATCCGCAAGCAATGACTTCATTTGGAAATTGTAACAAACATTATACTCTTCACATAGAAAGGATAGAGTCcacaaaataattgtttacAAAGATTTGTGGTATAACCCACAAAGGACtacttagaaaacaaaacataacattgGGCTTGTCCAAACAGGGCTTCAGGCTCTGATTTTAAggacagaaaagcaaagcagttacTATCAGTTGTATTACTCCCATTTATATGGAATTACAGGTTGCTATTTTACATATACTCTAATACatgattttcatattttcccatCTTTAGAGTCTAAGGAACCTGTAATGCAAAATGACAATGCAGGAGTGCTATCCATAATACAATTTCTAGAggaattatttttgcattttaaccTAGAAGCATAGAAACAGAAATCCCAAATTGATCGTCTTACCGCTATGCAAGGATTTCTGTCATGGTCTCTAAGCTGTTGTGCGTGCCTGGGCATTATAGGCACTTGGACCCTGgctagaaacagaaaagaaacaggttAAGCATCTGCTTTTAATAGTAACCGAGTGCTAAGTTTGAACTTCAGCATCTAATAAAGGGCTTCAACGCACACagagcagggctttttttttttttttttaacatttttttccaaagttttaaAAGCACTATCAGGAAGACAGCTCAGGCAAGTTTAGTTTTATCATCAGGTTACCTTACTCCTGGATAAGTTCCTACAGAAAACGGAGCCACTGAGGTGACTTACACCAGCTTCTCAGCTGGTGAGGAATTGTTGAGGAAGCAACCACATCAGCTGCATAGAAACAGTTCACAACCAATGCACTTTAGATACTTCAGTTAACAGGCCTCAGGAACAAAGCACTAAAACCTTCTCAGATTTGTGCCTCTTCCTTAGTTGTATCACATCACCTGTACCCAGGTCTACAGAAGCGCCCAGCCTTCCGCTGTGTTGCTGTATCAGACatttaacaaaacagaaaatgtttcacCACAAGGAGACCAGACCCCCTTACACTGTGTGTGACAGCTTCTATCACATTTTTCACCTAGTTTGACCCTAGCTCTAAGAACTGTAAGCTTGAGATCTTTCAGTGCCAATAATCAACACAGGTCCAAGACGAGGACACTGAGAAGAGTAACAGACCCACACCCCCTTTACTGCTTCCCATACATCACCTCTGGCACTGATGTGGTCATGCgggtttttcttcaaaaaaagaaaagttctaACCAAAAACATGAATTAACCTTGACCAAATGACATATTTGAGACAGTGGAAGCAGAAGTGCAGGACTGAATAAGAAATCTTTGCAGAAAACTAACATACGGTTTATTAAAGAGACTTTGGAACAGCATCCTCACTTgaccttcatttattttgcctAAAGACACTGCTGCTAAGTCTGAACTTAAACTTTGTTCTGTCCCCATTGGAAAATGATAACTGCAGGTCTGCAATAAAACAGCCAGTTTTGCTTGATACCAGTTACCAACAAGTCAAATATTGCTCTTAGTAGCTCACAGggtattttaaatgaagattcATTCCTGGCTAAAAGTAAGCTATTTCAAGTAAATAAGCCTTACATGTCACCTCTTGTGAAGCTATACTGACCAGACACTTGCATTATTTCCTACATGGCACATGACAACTCTCTGCAAATGGgccttttaaaaaacagcatcaGGAAAACCTTCTGCTTTCCTTAGAGAACTATCCACTGGGCAAGCTAAGTTTACAGACTaggcttgtttgctttttttgtgggTGCAGGAGGATTCTGATCAGGAACTCCTAACTAAAATGGAAACACGTGCATGCAGAACAATTACAAAACCCCAGTCTTTGAGAAGGAGGAggcaaagcagaagagaagtACACCACGATACTTCACCCACGTTAGTACTACTGACAAAGTTTTTAGATATTTGCGTGTATTTAAGTTGTAACTCGTGTATTACACTGGTAACAGAAGTGCAAGTACTACAAAAGCAGGCGTGTCTTACGGTGTACGGGGTCAGACTGACTTCAGATTTCCCCTCTTGAAAGAACCACCACCACAGGACACACCACCACCGTTGCTCACCATACAGACGGCGGCGAACATTTTCAGTGGGATCGCACTGCCGGAGCCCTCTGACACCCCCGGACCTTACAGAGAGACTcagagcaggcagctcagcctcCCCCCAAGCCACGAGCAAACCCTGCCAGGCAGAGCACCGCACAGCGCTGCCACAAGCTCTGACAGCCCCTCTGTCCCCAGCACCTCAGCGCTCGCAGCCTGACCCGAGGGAAGGGCAGGCGGTCACCGTCCTGACCCCACAGCTCTTCCCCACAGCCGTGCTTTGGGCTCACGGCTCCAAACCCGGGCGCTCTCCTGCTGCAGTTTCAGAGCTCAAAGTTATGATTTTAGCAGTTATAACTTTAGGAGTTAGAAACCGTGCGGCGCAGACACGCGCTTGCTGCTCGCACTCCCTTCCCCGTGGGGCTTTTTTCACTTCAGTTCcacttttccctctcctttggGCTCCCCCCGCCGAAAGGTGACTTCTTGTGCGCGTTCAGCCggtattttttaataataacatCTCCACACACGGGGTCGCCGACCACACCGCGGCTAACAGCCCCCACTTTATTAACCCCAAACCCCACGAAGCGGCCCGCGGGACCCCCCCGGCGCCTCACGGGGCCGGGGCGCGGTGGGGAAGCCGGGGCGCCCCTCACCGCCCCCATCAgcgagggggctgcggggggcgcCTGAGGcgctgaggaggaggagccccccccccccccccagcacaccaACGGCCGCCCCGCGCGGGTAACGGCCGCGCGCGCGGGCTCCCCTCAGCCTCACCTGCCGCTGCAGGCAcacggagcaggaggaggaggaggaggaggaggaggagggaaggggacggaggcaggaggagagggacgCGGCTCGGCGCTCACCTCGCTCGGCGGGAGCCCCGCGGCGGGAGCGGGTCAGCCCCGTCTCCAATTCGAAAGACGTCAGCGGCTCCGGGCAGCCCGCTTAAGTACGGGCGCAGCCTACCCCGCTCCCGGCCTcgcggctccccccggccccagcgccgccgccgcccacGCCCCGGCGGCGCTGAGCGGCAGGGCCGGGCGGCcaatggcggcggcggcgggcccGCCCCGGCCGTGAGCGGCGCCTCCTTCCACCaacggggcgggcggcgcgggcCGCAGgcgccggcggcggggcgcggccgCGGCGCTGAGTGACGGGGGGAGGCGTCCAACCCGCGGTGCGTGTGGGCGGCGGGCGGTGTGGGCGCGGCGTGTGCGGCAGGCTGGGCTGCACCGCAGCGCATACACTACAATGGCTGCTGGAAGGACGGGAAAGCAAACAATTTCCAGGCCCGCCGCGTCCAGCCCgaaatatggggaaaaaatttcagaaaaatcgGAGAACACTGTAAAGGGTGGAAACGGGGCGCAGAGGGGATGCTGAGGCTCCCGCGGTGAGTCTGCTGCGGGTTTGGGGGGCAGGCGCCGGGGTTTAGCAGGGAAATATCAGGGTTATTTAAATTatgaagggggaggaggaggagcgggaggggggggggagagcggAGAGGAGCGGCGAGCGGCGGCGAGGAGTTGGtgctgcccagcccctgccttccaccccgcgccccccggcccccgcagcccccggcggcCCTCGCCGGACCCCCCCGGCGGAGCGGGGCGCAGGGGCAGGGGCGGCGAGCGCTgcccccctctctctccctccttccctccctccctccctccgctctctctctctctctctccctccctccctccttcccctagCCTCCTCCCCGGGCCGGGAGAAAAAGGGATGATTTTCAGCGAAAAACCTTCTTCTCCGGACTTTTTTCCTCcactcctcccctccctcccctccctccctccccgcggCGCTCTGTTGCTCGGCGAGGGAGCGGGGCGAGGCGGCGGGGCTGCCCGGGGGACGGGCGAGGAGGGCGCGGGGTGCCCGGCGCCgacccccggggccgggggcccGGGGGCaagggggcagggggcagaggggggggggcccgggggcaGGAGCCCGGCGGCCgcccccctttccccctcccgGGCTGAGCGGAGCCTGTGCCGCGAAGGCAGTGACAGCGGCGAAGAGGGAGCGGAAGACATTAAGAGCCCGCGGGGCcgaaaaatgagggaaaaaattaatataaattcgCCCCCCGCCCCAAACCGGCCGAATTTCGCACAGAAATTTCCCCCGCGGACCCGGCGGCCGCGGCTTTGGGGGGGATCCGGAGGGACTTTGGGGCGCTCGCCCCCCCTTCCCCGTCGTTTTTTggacaaaagttttttttttcgtaATAAAGAAACGAATTTGCCTGCTCTCCCCCTCCGAGTGGCCCAGaagccttccccttccccatcgGTGTGTGTTTAGAGAAAAGTGTGAACCCAAGTAAGTGCTGAGCCGCGTTGCATTGGGGAGGGGGGTTTGCTAACTGAAAGCAGGAGAGATccggagagagagagagagagagcagggaCAGCTTGTTGTCAGTATCATAAACAACCAAAATGGAGGGAGAACTGAGGcatataacaaaataaaaatcagaaaaaaatgccaaaaaataCCTAAAAATCGGGGCTGCTCCCCCTTTTCTTCCTCAAGGGAACAGAATAAAACCCCTGCCTTCCCGAGAccgttttaaggtttcagggagcAAGgagttaatatttattattttttttttgttgatgaaTTCTTTGGGAAGGCAAAAGCCTCTTATAACTCGCCACCGACAATGAGAAAACGTGAAAATCCCTTTCAGGAGAGAGAGGTAGGGGGAGATGATAGTGCAGAAAGTGCATAACTTTGGGGTAATGTGCAGTGATCCTAGATAAGATAAATGCTCTATATGCTGCTTTAtaacttccttttttaatgctttttgtgTCTTTGGGGGAGTTTTGGAGATGGGggctcctttcttttcctctgtcttttctctttttttttttttcccttttccttttttttttttttttttttttttttttctctctcttcggACCGGAATGTAAAGCCTTTGTAGTGTCACTTTCCTGATCTAATTAGGATGTGTGAGGCAAAGAGTAAACCTTTCCGGTTTATAAAGTGCATTTTCGTTGCCTTTGAATTTCCAGTTTTCGTGGTGGCTCCCTCCTCTCTTTAAACTGGATTCTTCAGGGTAGTATGGGGTTGAGGTAATGCTCCATAGGGAAAGCTCGGAGTGCTCAGGGGCAGGGCACCTCTCCTGCGGGTGGCTGCTGATTTCCCTGGCATGGCCAGTTCACCTGTTTGTGTCCCACAAAGAATGTATTCTGCAGTCTCCtcgttttatttatataaaataatgatGCCTCATCTTGCCTCACATTGAAGTTAATGCGAAAGTGCTGCTGATGTTGGTTCCACGTGGGATCAGGGCATTTTAAAGAGACAGCTTCTCTTTTCCTATGGTTATCATCACCTCTGCAGTACCTCTGCCTCTAGCAGAGGGGTGGttcgttgttgtttttttttttaatggaaaggtCTCAAATCAGCCCTGGTCTGAGAAATTAATCATAGATAACAGGGGGAAACGTGCAGATTCGTTTGGATTGCAGCAATTCTTTTGTGCGTAGCAAAGTCTTCAGGGGAGTTTTCGTGGTGTGCtaattaaaatgctgtgttttggagagCGTTTTTTTGGAAAGGGTGTTGCAGAAATGAAATGGTCTCAGGTTGTTATGTCAAAACCTAGTGCTGTTCTGCTAGCTATGGCTTCCCTGGGAGGAGACCTATGTGTGCAGTGCGATTTCGCAGGCATTTTGGAAAAGTTGCGGGGCGCATTATTTCTACTTcaaataaatgcagttttgtTGGGGGCACCTGGGTTTGTTGAAAAGTGTTGGGGAGCTTGTCCTACACCTAATTCTTCTGAACAGTTCCAAAAGGTTTcaaaaatagtgaaaataaCTGCAAGTTTTAATTGGCCAAACTAGGGGCTTTTTACAAGTACACCTTACCTGTGTAATTATAGCATCTCTCGGAAGAATCGCCTCtggctttgtttaaaaaagagaaaaatcatccTAACTGAGGTCTAGTTTCATGGTAtgcgtgtgcatgtgtgtgtgcatgcgtgcTTTTAGCATGGGTTTTGCCTGGTACAGTTTTTTGCTGAATTGTTAACTTGGAAGTGTTTAACTGTCATGATGTGAAATGCTCTGCTTGTTCAAATTACCTCCTATggatttcagttttcagtaaaatatcctattaaaaaaattaacatcGCCTCTTAACCTGGCAATTTGATAGCTTTATGAGGAGTTTCAGTGCTTCCCTTACACACCCTTTGTTTTTGCATTCTTTGTATTTGCTTCTAGATGAAAAGCTGAATGCAGGTGTGGGGTTCTAGAGAGGGATGATGGAGCACTAaactggcagggaggctgctccAGCAAGTGCTTTCTTTGAACTTCTGGGATTTGAGTATCAGTTGTGGTAGCTCTCTGTGTTTAACAGTGCCTGTGCACAAATGATCTCTACCTTTTCTGCAAGTGTGGCCAAAGAAGCTGTAGTACAGTAGTTGTTGACTAGTATAGTCTTGTGGTTAGAGATTTTGGAAGAAATCTCAAAGTTTTCCACTGAGTCACAGTTGTGAAAATTAAATCACATCAGCTACTCTTAGGCTAGAAAAGAAGTTCATTAAGGAAGAAAGATTAATCAGTTTgtataaagaaatgaaattgaaCATTTTTCCAGAGCTGTCTTTCATGGTTTGAAGATCTTTTTTTATAGTTAGTGAGAATTCCTACTTCAAAGTTcctttccaaatatttcttacACTGGTCTCTTCTTTTTATTGACTGAAGGAACAGTATCCTAAAATTTATAGAAAGTTGATAAATTAATAACAGTACATCATCTGTTGttgtgtggtttctttttttttttttttcttctccttaatgtGCCAGGGTAGGTAGGTAGATGGGCAGATTTAGAGAACTGCCTTTAATAAACTAGTTAATGGTGCTGAGAGCAGTGTGTAAGAACTCCTCAAATACTGCATCTGTGACCAGCAgtacaaaatatttaagatgtTACAACCTTTTTACCCACTCAAGAGCTTCTAAATCATTAATTTAGTAGTGCTTAAAAAAAGGTATAGGCACTGATCATAACAACATGAAAGGCACACATGTTGTGGAGTCTCTCTCTTGACTTAGAGCGATGCATTACAAAGTAAATCCGGTATGTCCAACCAGAGTGCAAAACTCAGGACatagggaggaggaaggagggaagggtgTTCTCACAGAACTTGATACTCTTCTAAATGGGCTTAATTTTAAGGTGTCATCcagatgatgatgataatagcAGAAGCTAAATGTTGTTTAGGATTGTTTTTTACAAACTTAATTACTctctttttgaagaaaactgaaTTCTTCTTATAGGGATGATGTGGtgtttaataaaaacagaagtaattttCAAAGCTTCCTTACTTCTAAGAGTTAAGATAATCTTCTCTATTATATGTTGTTTTGGTTCTATACATGATTCAGTaatttttttgaatattttttaaaattaaaacacctGAAGAAACAAATAGTGTGGGCTGTTGTTGGTGAAGTTATCCTAGTTCTTGTAGGCGAACTGGGAAGttctaaatgtatttaaaatctttttagtTATTTCTCAATCCTATTCAATAATGTTTAAAAGTTAATAACTGTGGTGTTCTACAACAGTACAGCAAATAGAGGAATTTAAATTGACCTGCATTAAACTAGTCTTGAATGCTTAGTTCGAGTGTGTTTCTCAGTGTGTACATTTTAGTTAGTAATCCTGAAAAATGACTTTTCCAGTGTAGAACTTTGAGATTTAAATTAAGAAACTTTGCAGGAGTTTCTTAAATTCAAAAAGCCACTGCATCCAAAGCGCAGCCACTTCTAATGGTCGTCCATCTCTGCAGTTAGTCAGTCAAAATGGTGCCCTTAAGTCTCCTCCTTTCAGGGCAGTgcatatgttttaaaattaatgggTTAAAGAGGGCACTGCTCAGGCACTAAATAAACCACTGTTTGTAACTGTTTAAGGCTGTTTTGTTAAAAGGGAGGTTTTGTTCCAGAGTCTAAAACAATGTTGTTACATTTTGTGTCTGTAACCTCTTATGTATTTAAAACTAGTTTTTGTGAGCAGGCAAATACCTTTTGGGGAGGTTCTTGAACAAGTTTATCTGTTTACCAAGGGaaaaatattctggaaaatGTGAAGTATGCTACAGCACTGAGGCCATTCTCAAAGGCAGTGTAGAGTTAAAAGGAGCTAGCAGCCACCTCCACCGAAGTGATAGAGCACTTGCTTTCAAGGAGAGGTACTCCAAATATCTGCAGCTAGGGAGGATTTAGCTTGCAGGGCTTTTGAGAGAAAGGTGCAGCATCTATCCACTGAACTGCTGAGCATCTTTATCCAATTACCAAATGTTTAGGTAGCCttaaaaaactatttaaaaataattcaagtaGGAGAGCACAGTAACATTTTGTATTGATcaaaagtaaaatgtttaaGTTTCTGAAGtatcagggattttttttttaatttttttctgagcattttgATCATAAGGAATTGTGTATCTTAATTGTTAATCAAAAAATCACATCcagaatttaattaaatttatattgatttttttaaattgtacaaATTTGTAACTGGCTTGTAAAACACATTGGTTAGCCCTCAGCAGAATCACTTATGCAGCTGcctatattttatttgtaatttttcaaGGAACATAGTGGCCCATTGCCTGAAATTGAGCAGACTGCAATACTAATGAATTTTCAGGGAAAACTTGTCCACCAAGCATCAAATGTGAAAAATTCTAATTGTGTGCCAGTTATGAAAACCTAATGTTGAATAAAGTTGATCACCATTACTGTAAGTGTTTTATTTAGACAGGCTTGTTAAAGTAGCTCTTGTCTACTTCAGCATCACTGTTCACTTGTTATTGTCTCATCTCATAGGGCTGAATTAGCAGAAATTAagagaattacattttttaaaaatttaacgAGATATTACATGCTTTGAAAAGTAGTTATAAATGATGGGGCCTTCTCAtagaatatataaaaaattgTTAGTATTTAAATGGACCCTGCGTGTCTTGTAAACAGTTATTGTAGGATCATGGCATTAAAGTTAACCACAGTGCATAGCAGTGATTTGAGATGACAGCATATGTACATAGCTGACAGCTAGGAGTGGGAAAGCTTATGCAGTTATTCTTATGTCGAAGGAATAAATCAATTTATATTGTAGCCTTCTTTGTAATaaattctgttccttttctACCTCCCTGTCTGTTCAGAGCATAGGTACCTTGTCAAATACATCCAAATGCATGGCCAAAATGATGGACAAATTTACACTTGCCCAACCCTGACAGTTCTGATAGACTTGCAAGGGCATGAAGAGAGTAGAATGTGCCCTGATGtgcataaatttattttatttgtttaaaggaaagaaaatggaaaaataaagttaaaaaatcCAGGACCAAACTagtacaaaaccaaaaaatgagACAGATAAAACAAATCAATGTAGACAAGTGTGGCTATAATGCACAGAACAGTAACTCAAAACTCCAAAGTAAAACAGCTCAAATCAGTTTTTGAGAAGTCAAGTGGgaatcaggaaagaaaaatctggaATTGCCATCAAATGCAATTAAGAAATAATTATGTAATGAAActtggaaaaatgcaaaaaagtgTCTGTTACAGTAAACTGTGTTGCTGTAAGCTTCTTTTGCACTTAATGTGCTAAATTCCCCTCTCAGAGGAGAATATCCCTAGAAATCAGATTAGAAAGTGTTTAAAGGGAATTATTtgtcaaagttgttttttaCCAAAGTTAGGATAACTTATAATAATCTCCTCCATACTTGTGTAAAGAATACTTCTATTTCATGCCATTTAGCTGTGCAGCTTGCACAGGGGCTGTACCTTACTTGTACCATCCAGGTAATTTACCTGGCAGCCCAGTGCTGTGTATTGCTGACTTTCACTCTGAAAGCTTCTGTTTATGGTCGTGGTCACGTTGCACTTCTGAGGCTGCCAAATCCAAAGTATTCCTCGTGAAATGAGATGTGGAGGGTTGGTTTTTGCCTTGTGCACATTCACTGTGAATTGCCAAGTAATcaaacagcaaggaaaaagtCAGAAAGCTTATCTTCCCTCTTCACTTATTGAGTATGTATTTGTATACTACAGGGTATCAGATTTACCAGGGCATGAGTACTTTAAAAAGCCCTGCAAGTC from Anas platyrhynchos isolate ZD024472 breed Pekin duck chromosome 2, IASCAAS_PekinDuck_T2T, whole genome shotgun sequence encodes:
- the CHCHD7 gene encoding coiled-coil-helix-coiled-coil-helix domain-containing protein 7 gives rise to the protein MPRHAQQLRDHDRNPCIAETDASRKCMDDNNYKKDMCTDYFLKYKNCRKFWHDIMMQRKRNGVKPEMPSAEERRKILESMEKPY